A region from the Candidatus Electrothrix scaldis genome encodes:
- the cysS gene encoding cysteine--tRNA ligase has translation MNLLNLIGNTPLVSLQRMRPSGAGEIHAKLECMNPGGSVKDRPALNMIEVGEKSGDLTPEKIVLEATSGNTGIGLAMVCAAKGYRCQLIMPESASIERRQIMRAYGAEIILTPAARSTDGAIEKAYALAREYPERYFLTDQFNNPANWQAHYQSTGPEIWRQTEGKVTHIITTLGTSGTAMGLSIWFREHHPSVRVIAVEPYFGHKIQGLKNMKESYRPEIFDKHVPHEIVNVQDEDAFCTVRRLAREEGVFVGMSSGAAMFAAMEQAKKEKDAYVLAIFPDGGERYLSTPLFIRKEKPGSATQQLCLYNTITRKKEPFKPLQEGKVTFYACGPTAYESPNLSHCRRLVVADLMIRYLQFKGFEVESFMNFTDLDDNTILGADKAGEPLAEFTERHISQFREAISCLGMNDFSGYPRASEHVGDMIEIAHELIHKGYAYEKHGSIYFDISKFAQYGQLSGVDLSKIQVGRTVDLDNYEKGNPRDFTLLKRSTLGELKKGIFYETDWGNIRPGWHIECTAMSTRYLGKTLDIHTGGQELLFPHHENEIAIAEALTGKPLANYWLHSGMLLKDGKKMSAEAGNVVSLQEVLEKGYNGRELRFMLLGVHYRKSMHFTYKKLDAIRKALKRIDEFTRKLGCLHPGLPHPIIRSLLTELEDQFVTALDDDLNISGAIGALFDFIKKVNPILYAGSLDQDQKNEIFALLRKMNRVLGFLRLERCVLAPEINRLIEQREEARCRRDWVTADTARTELLQKGVIVHDTANGPVWEQDEACKACENATGNER, from the coding sequence ATGAACCTTCTTAATCTTATTGGTAATACTCCCCTTGTCTCCTTACAGAGAATGCGTCCTTCAGGCGCCGGAGAAATCCATGCGAAACTGGAATGCATGAATCCGGGAGGTTCGGTCAAGGATAGACCGGCCTTAAACATGATTGAGGTCGGTGAGAAAAGTGGGGATCTCACCCCTGAGAAAATCGTTCTTGAGGCCACCAGTGGTAATACAGGTATCGGGCTTGCGATGGTTTGCGCTGCCAAGGGATACCGGTGCCAGCTCATCATGCCGGAATCCGCCAGTATAGAGCGACGCCAGATCATGCGGGCCTATGGTGCCGAGATTATTTTGACTCCGGCAGCCCGTTCCACAGATGGGGCGATTGAAAAGGCCTATGCCTTGGCCCGTGAATACCCGGAGCGCTATTTTTTGACTGACCAGTTTAATAATCCGGCCAACTGGCAGGCCCATTACCAGAGTACTGGCCCGGAAATATGGAGGCAGACAGAGGGTAAAGTAACCCATATTATTACCACCTTGGGGACCTCAGGTACAGCTATGGGACTCTCCATTTGGTTCCGGGAGCACCATCCTTCAGTTCGGGTTATTGCGGTGGAGCCCTATTTCGGCCATAAGATTCAGGGGCTCAAAAATATGAAGGAGTCGTACCGTCCTGAGATATTTGACAAGCATGTCCCGCATGAAATAGTCAATGTCCAGGATGAGGATGCCTTTTGCACGGTCCGCAGATTGGCCAGAGAAGAGGGCGTCTTTGTGGGAATGAGTTCCGGGGCTGCCATGTTTGCTGCAATGGAGCAGGCCAAGAAAGAGAAAGATGCTTATGTCCTGGCTATCTTCCCGGATGGAGGTGAGCGCTATCTGAGTACGCCGCTTTTTATCCGCAAGGAAAAGCCAGGAAGCGCAACCCAGCAACTCTGCCTGTACAATACAATTACCCGGAAAAAAGAGCCTTTCAAGCCGCTCCAGGAGGGGAAGGTTACCTTCTACGCCTGCGGTCCCACAGCCTATGAGTCGCCGAATCTCTCCCATTGCCGTCGTTTGGTCGTTGCTGACCTGATGATCCGATATCTGCAATTCAAGGGTTTTGAGGTGGAATCCTTTATGAATTTCACCGATCTGGATGATAATACCATCCTCGGGGCAGATAAGGCCGGTGAGCCGTTGGCAGAGTTCACGGAAAGACATATTTCCCAGTTCCGGGAGGCGATCAGCTGTCTCGGCATGAATGATTTTTCCGGTTATCCCAGGGCTTCCGAGCATGTTGGCGATATGATTGAAATCGCCCACGAGTTAATCCATAAGGGCTATGCCTATGAAAAACACGGCTCTATCTATTTTGATATCTCGAAATTCGCTCAATACGGCCAGCTGTCCGGGGTTGACCTGAGTAAAATCCAGGTCGGGCGTACCGTGGATCTGGATAATTACGAGAAGGGAAATCCCAGGGATTTTACCCTGCTGAAGCGTTCCACCCTTGGTGAGCTGAAAAAGGGAATTTTCTACGAGACCGATTGGGGGAATATCCGTCCGGGTTGGCATATCGAATGTACTGCCATGTCCACCCGCTATCTGGGCAAGACCCTTGATATCCATACTGGTGGGCAGGAATTACTTTTTCCTCATCATGAAAATGAGATTGCCATTGCCGAGGCTCTGACTGGCAAGCCGCTGGCCAATTACTGGCTTCATTCCGGGATGCTGCTGAAAGACGGCAAGAAGATGTCAGCAGAAGCGGGGAATGTGGTGAGCCTTCAGGAGGTGCTGGAAAAAGGGTATAACGGGCGTGAACTCCGTTTTATGCTGCTTGGCGTGCATTATCGGAAGTCTATGCATTTCACCTATAAAAAACTTGATGCTATCCGCAAGGCCTTAAAGAGGATTGACGAGTTTACGCGGAAGTTGGGTTGTCTGCACCCAGGGTTACCTCACCCGATTATCCGTTCCTTGCTCACGGAGTTGGAGGATCAGTTCGTGACCGCATTGGATGATGATCTAAATATCTCTGGTGCCATAGGGGCATTATTTGATTTTATAAAAAAGGTGAATCCTATTCTTTATGCTGGCAGCTTGGATCAGGATCAGAAAAATGAGATATTTGCCCTTCTCCGAAAAATGAACCGAGTGCTGGGTTTTCTCCGTTTGGAGCGATGTGTTCTTGCTCCAGAAATCAATCGCTTGATTGAACAGCGGGAAGAAGCCCGCTGCCGCCGGGATTGGGTAACAGCAGATACGGCCAGGACGGAACTCCTGCAAAAAGGGGTAATTGTCCATGATACGGCAAATGGGCCGGTTTGGGAGCAGGATGAGGCCTGTAAAGCTTGTGAGAATGCTACTGGAAATGAACGTTGA